In Paenibacillus sp. J23TS9, a single genomic region encodes these proteins:
- the spoVM gene encoding stage V sporulation protein SpoVM: protein MKFYTFKLPKFLGGFVKAILNTFHKS, encoded by the coding sequence ATGAAATTTTACACATTTAAGCTGCCAAAGTTTTTGGGAGGATTCGTAAAAGCTATTTTAAACACATTTCATAAAAGCTGA
- the rpe gene encoding ribulose-phosphate 3-epimerase, translated as MIKIAPSILSADFAQLGQEISIVEAAGADWIHVDVMDGHFVPNITLGPPIVSAIKPHTSLPLDVHLMIDKPEQYIADFAKAGADLITVHAEACIHLHRVIHLIKEHGVKAGIAINPGTPAAVIQEVLEDIDMVLIMTVNPGFGGQAFIPRAVQKVRQVRQWLNEASLFDVHIEVDGGITSETAPLVVEAGADVLVAGSAVFGQKDREAAIQAIRSSVQNG; from the coding sequence ATGATTAAAATAGCGCCATCGATATTGTCAGCGGATTTTGCCCAATTGGGCCAGGAAATTTCGATCGTGGAAGCAGCGGGAGCCGATTGGATCCACGTGGACGTGATGGACGGGCATTTTGTGCCCAACATCACACTGGGGCCGCCTATTGTCAGTGCCATTAAGCCGCATACGAGCCTGCCTCTGGACGTGCATTTGATGATTGATAAGCCGGAACAATATATCGCTGACTTTGCCAAGGCTGGCGCAGATCTGATTACTGTACATGCCGAAGCCTGTATTCATCTGCACCGCGTTATCCATCTGATCAAGGAGCATGGGGTGAAAGCAGGAATCGCTATTAATCCGGGAACACCGGCAGCAGTTATTCAAGAGGTTCTGGAGGATATCGATATGGTTCTGATCATGACGGTTAATCCGGGCTTCGGAGGACAAGCATTTATTCCGCGGGCAGTTCAGAAAGTGCGCCAAGTGCGTCAGTGGCTTAATGAAGCTTCTCTCTTCGATGTTCATATTGAAGTGGATGGCGGGATTACGAGCGAGACGGCGCCTTTGGTTGTAGAGGCTGGAGCAGATGTATTGGTTGCAGGAAGTGCCGTGTTCGGACAAAAGGACCGTGAAGCAGCGATTCAGGCCATTCGCAGCAGCGTACAAAACGGATAA
- the rlmN gene encoding 23S rRNA (adenine(2503)-C(2))-methyltransferase RlmN — MKPFIYDLNLDDLQEWAKENGESAFRAGQIFDWLYVKRVNNFQEMTNLSKELRQKLEDQFEFVTLNEITKLESKDGTVKFLFGLHDEHAIETVIMKHSYGNSICVTTQVGCRIGCTFCASTLGGLKRNLTAGEIVAQVVQAQKILDQRGERVSSIVIMGSGEPFENYEATMKFLRIMIHEKGLNIGQRHITVSTSGIVPNIYKFANEDTQINLAISIHAPNDMLRSKLMPVNRRYPFEDVMESLRFYLAKTGRRITFEYALIGGVNDQPEHALELANVLKDMLCHVNLIPVNHVPERKYIRTSRNDIFKFQKVLAENGVNVTIRREQGHDIAAACGQLRAKHMELR, encoded by the coding sequence ATGAAGCCTTTTATATATGATTTGAATTTGGATGATCTTCAGGAATGGGCAAAAGAAAACGGAGAATCCGCGTTTCGGGCCGGACAGATTTTTGACTGGCTTTACGTTAAGAGAGTTAATAATTTTCAGGAAATGACGAACCTTTCTAAAGAGCTTCGCCAGAAGCTGGAGGACCAGTTTGAGTTTGTAACCCTAAACGAAATTACCAAGCTCGAATCGAAGGATGGAACGGTTAAGTTCCTGTTTGGCCTGCATGATGAACATGCAATCGAAACGGTTATTATGAAGCACAGCTACGGGAACAGCATTTGCGTGACTACCCAGGTAGGCTGTCGCATCGGATGTACATTCTGCGCATCTACCCTTGGCGGGCTCAAGCGTAATCTGACAGCAGGCGAAATTGTTGCACAGGTAGTCCAGGCCCAAAAAATACTGGATCAAAGGGGCGAACGTGTCAGCAGCATTGTTATCATGGGCTCCGGCGAGCCGTTTGAGAATTATGAAGCTACGATGAAATTCCTTCGTATCATGATCCATGAGAAGGGTCTTAACATTGGCCAGCGGCATATTACCGTATCCACCAGCGGCATTGTTCCAAATATTTATAAATTCGCTAATGAGGATACCCAGATCAATCTGGCGATTTCCATTCATGCTCCGAATGACATGCTGCGTTCCAAGCTCATGCCGGTTAACCGCCGTTATCCTTTCGAGGACGTGATGGAATCCCTTCGATTCTATCTGGCTAAGACTGGCCGCCGCATCACTTTTGAATACGCCTTGATCGGCGGGGTAAATGATCAGCCGGAGCATGCGCTTGAGCTGGCCAACGTGCTGAAGGACATGCTTTGTCATGTCAATTTGATTCCGGTAAACCATGTGCCTGAGCGTAAATATATCCGGACATCACGTAATGATATTTTCAAGTTTCAGAAAGTACTCGCAGAAAACGGTGTGAATGTAACGATCCGCCGTGAACAAGGCCACGATATCGCGGCTGCATGCGGACAACTGCGTGCCAAGCATATGGAGTTGAGGTGA
- a CDS encoding Stp1/IreP family PP2C-type Ser/Thr phosphatase — MIKTVQASNIGRVRTVNEDSVWIGQLPQGYTIGIVADGMGGHQAGDTASRLAVDTIAGDLTALEENMSAEGLSAAVSDAILHANDVIYSEASKNEKYHNMGTTVEVLLLHDESGIIGHIGDSRAYKIMNGEAIQLTEDHTLVNELFKSGQISLEEMKTHPRRNVIMRALGTDPEVSVDLYPVTLSAGEVLLLCSDGLSSLVSGDHIAQITGMQDVPLNERADRLLQLALLAGGDDNITVALFELQDEVAGQSIKEWDS, encoded by the coding sequence TTGATCAAAACAGTTCAGGCCAGTAACATCGGGCGGGTTCGAACGGTGAATGAGGACTCAGTCTGGATCGGTCAGCTTCCGCAAGGATACACCATCGGCATCGTTGCTGACGGTATGGGCGGCCATCAGGCTGGCGATACCGCGAGCAGGCTTGCCGTGGATACCATTGCGGGAGACCTGACCGCGCTGGAAGAGAACATGTCTGCCGAGGGTCTTAGCGCTGCGGTTAGTGATGCCATATTGCATGCCAATGATGTCATCTACAGCGAAGCATCCAAAAATGAAAAATATCACAACATGGGAACGACGGTTGAGGTGCTGCTGCTGCATGACGAGTCCGGAATTATTGGACATATCGGAGACAGCCGGGCTTACAAGATTATGAATGGTGAAGCCATTCAGCTTACGGAAGATCATACGCTTGTTAATGAGCTGTTTAAAAGCGGCCAGATAAGCCTCGAGGAAATGAAGACCCATCCGCGGCGCAATGTGATCATGCGCGCTTTGGGCACTGATCCCGAGGTATCTGTCGATCTGTATCCTGTCACACTATCTGCCGGAGAAGTACTCCTTTTATGCAGCGATGGACTCAGCAGTCTGGTTAGTGGCGATCACATCGCCCAAATTACCGGAATGCAGGACGTTCCGCTGAATGAACGGGCGGACCGACTTCTGCAGCTGGCACTTCTCGCCGGAGGCGATGACAACATTACCGTCGCCCTGTTTGAACTTCAAGATGAAGTCGCCGGGCAAAGTATAAAGGAGTGGGATTCATGA
- the rsgA gene encoding ribosome small subunit-dependent GTPase A, translated as MPEGVIVKALSGYYYVKPLENGMAASGGENAVQCRGRGIFKKRGVTPLVGDHVLYSHTENGEGMVDEILPRRSELIRPPVANVDLAVLVFSVREPDLNLQLLDKFLVHIEHSGLDTVICLTKHDLLPDEAGTENPAAIVKALYENIGYQVIISSSRLGLGTDLLKETLKGQISVFSGQSGVGKSSLLNRLVPGLDLETSAISMRLGRGKHTTRHVELIELEQGGFVADTPGFSQLDFLELGVEELSTCFREFFSYAENCKFRGCSHTHEPGCKVIEAVEEGKIAASRYEHYVLFLTEMKDKKRRY; from the coding sequence ATGCCTGAAGGAGTGATCGTGAAGGCGTTAAGCGGATATTACTACGTCAAACCGCTCGAAAACGGAATGGCTGCTTCGGGAGGCGAGAACGCCGTCCAATGCAGAGGACGCGGCATTTTTAAGAAAAGAGGCGTGACTCCATTGGTTGGGGATCATGTTCTTTATTCCCATACGGAAAACGGGGAGGGCATGGTGGATGAGATTCTACCGCGCCGCTCTGAATTGATCCGTCCTCCTGTGGCCAACGTTGACTTGGCAGTTCTGGTATTTTCGGTGCGGGAGCCGGATCTAAACCTGCAGTTGCTCGATAAGTTTCTGGTCCACATTGAGCATTCGGGTCTGGATACAGTGATCTGTCTGACAAAGCATGATCTTCTGCCAGATGAAGCGGGTACTGAGAACCCGGCCGCTATAGTAAAAGCTTTGTATGAAAACATCGGTTATCAAGTGATCATATCAAGCTCACGCTTAGGGCTGGGAACGGATCTGCTGAAGGAAACATTGAAAGGCCAAATCAGTGTCTTTTCCGGTCAATCCGGTGTAGGCAAGTCGTCGCTTCTCAACCGGCTTGTGCCCGGGCTGGATCTTGAAACCAGCGCGATCAGCATGAGACTTGGCCGCGGGAAGCATACCACACGCCATGTGGAGTTGATTGAGCTGGAGCAGGGCGGGTTTGTAGCCGATACGCCAGGTTTTAGTCAGTTGGATTTTCTGGAACTGGGCGTGGAGGAACTGTCGACATGCTTCAGGGAGTTCTTCTCCTATGCGGAGAATTGCAAATTCCGGGGCTGCAGCCATACCCATGAACCGGGCTGTAAAGTGATCGAAGCAGTGGAAGAGGGAAAGATTGCAGCGAGCCGCTATGAGCATTATGTGTTGTTTTTAACGGAAATGAAAGATAAAAAGCGGAGGTATTAA
- the rpmB gene encoding 50S ribosomal protein L28 has translation MSRQCYVTGKKPGSGNHVSHANNRNRRSWGVNVQKVRILVDGKPKRVYVSTRALKAGKVTRV, from the coding sequence ATGTCTCGCCAATGTTATGTGACTGGCAAGAAGCCAGGAAGCGGTAACCACGTATCCCACGCTAACAACCGTAACCGTCGTTCTTGGGGTGTGAACGTGCAAAAAGTTCGTATTCTTGTTGACGGCAAACCAAAGCGCGTTTATGTGAGCACTCGTGCGCTCAAAGCAGGTAAAGTTACCCGCGTATAA
- the pknB gene encoding Stk1 family PASTA domain-containing Ser/Thr kinase: protein MIGHELGGRYEIIERIGGGGMALVYKAHDLLLGRNVAVKVLRQQFVHDEEFIRRFRREAQSAASLSHPNVVSIYDVGQEDEVHYIVMEYVEGHNLNEIIKERAPLQIDEAVRIASQICDALDHAHQNQIIHRDIKPHNILIGRNGRVKVTDFGIARAVTSTTITQTGSVIGSVHYFSPEHAKGVVTGEKSDLYSLGIVLYQMLTASLPFLGESPISVALKHLQEEFEEPREVNPLIPQSVENIILKSMRKNPQERYQSAKEMLQDLETCLLPERRNEKKIDFTDIDDEDRTRVIPAIKPQHIGASPVRSRPAPVAADSEREERPAAAEKPKNSKGRPALWIGLTLLLLLAMGGLAWYVTHALTVPDVKVPSVINKTEDVARSQLTALGLVVDENVIRKYKEGVEEGVVFDQSKDEGTEVKKGSTIQLSVGAAKPSKPMPDVKESSYEQAVKTLVAAGFKEVNIKQDPQFSDKPVNTVISQDPGANSDVDPEIAKVTLTVSKGPNQVKMPSLIDLTQDKAVQKLKANGFTSDPTIEQEASYTVEKGKVIKQWPYDPGSDANPGDKVVLTVSSGYPPDVLKYTFNLPVAPTVEGQNTKISIEYSDARTSGERKVWGTKTINSTQVFPVDLVLSPTVNGIVTVKQDGQIFDTYTVTYEDAKNGTVPAVTLPDNSGSDPGSQDDNGDGNHDGNNDETGMNFPGNGNGKNNGNPGKGKGKNKDNQAVIYKHDH from the coding sequence ATGATCGGACACGAATTGGGCGGCCGTTATGAAATTATTGAACGAATTGGCGGCGGCGGGATGGCTCTCGTCTACAAAGCCCATGATTTGCTACTGGGCCGCAACGTCGCTGTCAAGGTGCTGCGCCAGCAGTTTGTGCACGATGAGGAGTTTATCCGCCGCTTCCGCCGTGAGGCGCAATCGGCTGCTTCGCTCTCGCACCCTAACGTTGTCAGCATATACGATGTGGGTCAGGAAGACGAAGTTCATTATATCGTCATGGAGTACGTCGAAGGGCATAACCTGAACGAAATTATCAAGGAGCGGGCACCTCTGCAGATTGATGAGGCTGTGCGAATCGCATCCCAGATTTGTGATGCGCTCGATCATGCCCACCAAAATCAGATTATTCATAGGGATATTAAACCTCATAATATATTGATCGGGCGTAACGGCAGAGTGAAAGTAACGGATTTCGGGATTGCCCGTGCCGTAACCTCAACGACCATAACCCAGACCGGGTCTGTGATCGGTTCTGTACATTATTTCTCTCCGGAGCATGCCAAAGGTGTAGTTACCGGAGAAAAATCGGATTTATATTCACTTGGTATTGTACTGTATCAAATGCTGACGGCTAGCCTCCCGTTTCTTGGAGAAAGCCCGATCAGTGTCGCACTCAAGCATTTGCAGGAGGAGTTTGAAGAGCCGCGTGAAGTGAATCCTCTCATCCCGCAGAGTGTGGAAAATATTATTCTCAAATCGATGCGTAAAAATCCGCAGGAGCGTTACCAGAGTGCAAAAGAAATGCTGCAAGACCTGGAAACTTGCCTCCTGCCGGAGCGCAGAAACGAGAAGAAAATAGATTTTACGGATATCGATGATGAGGACCGCACGCGCGTCATTCCCGCGATTAAGCCGCAGCATATCGGGGCAAGTCCCGTACGATCCAGACCAGCGCCCGTGGCAGCTGACTCTGAGCGTGAGGAACGGCCGGCAGCTGCAGAGAAGCCTAAAAATTCCAAGGGGCGCCCTGCGCTGTGGATCGGCTTGACGCTGCTGCTTCTCTTGGCTATGGGGGGGCTGGCTTGGTACGTCACTCATGCACTCACGGTTCCGGATGTGAAGGTGCCGAGTGTCATCAATAAGACAGAGGATGTAGCCCGCTCCCAGCTAACTGCGCTTGGCCTTGTTGTGGATGAGAACGTAATCCGCAAATATAAGGAAGGTGTGGAGGAAGGAGTCGTGTTTGACCAAAGCAAGGATGAGGGAACCGAGGTCAAGAAGGGTTCCACCATTCAGCTTTCCGTCGGCGCGGCCAAGCCGAGCAAGCCAATGCCGGATGTCAAAGAATCTTCTTATGAACAAGCAGTAAAGACTTTGGTGGCTGCCGGATTTAAAGAGGTTAACATCAAACAGGATCCTCAGTTTAGCGATAAGCCGGTCAACACGGTCATTTCTCAGGATCCTGGGGCCAACTCCGATGTGGATCCGGAGATAGCTAAGGTCACTCTAACGGTAAGTAAGGGTCCGAATCAGGTGAAGATGCCAAGCCTGATCGATTTGACGCAGGATAAGGCGGTACAGAAGCTGAAAGCGAACGGCTTCACCTCAGATCCGACGATTGAGCAGGAAGCAAGCTACACCGTTGAAAAAGGTAAAGTAATCAAGCAGTGGCCGTACGACCCGGGCTCGGATGCGAATCCAGGAGACAAGGTTGTCTTGACTGTCAGCTCGGGATATCCGCCTGACGTGCTTAAATATACGTTTAATTTGCCGGTTGCCCCAACGGTCGAAGGGCAGAACACCAAGATCAGCATTGAATACAGCGATGCGCGTACCAGTGGCGAGCGCAAAGTGTGGGGCACGAAAACCATTAACTCAACGCAGGTATTCCCTGTGGATCTGGTGCTTTCCCCAACCGTTAACGGGATTGTAACGGTGAAACAGGACGGACAGATTTTCGACACCTATACGGTTACCTATGAAGATGCCAAGAATGGTACGGTGCCTGCAGTTACCCTTCCGGATAACAGTGGTAGCGATCCGGGATCTCAAGATGATAATGGTGACGGAAACCATGACGGCAATAATGATGAAACGGGTATGAATTTTCCTGGGAACGGGAACGGGAAGAATAATGGTAATCCAGGCAAGGGTAAAGGTAAGAACAAGGATAACCAAGCTGTAATATACAAACATGACCATTAA